One genomic segment of Thermus oshimai DSM 12092 includes these proteins:
- a CDS encoding flavin reductase family protein produces the protein MYKAHFYPMRLALLTVGRNFMPMAWWTPVSKDPFRFLLAVDRKNHTLTLLRELEEGALCFLPWEERAWVVRAGYLTGRKADKAERLAVALRPARVLQRTLVPEKALAVYELRTVEWPTDGDHALFLGEVVLEAHTYPGGLAGSLHHRGVFLDTGATLLSGFAPGGPMRLLEEALGLSFPVEPLPEGFPLMAVHLEGPSSAPWGGRRNGRRPCPSPMGPSPAWPSAPPGTSWKTPRPRPGRPSGC, from the coding sequence GTGTACAAGGCCCACTTCTACCCCATGCGCCTGGCCCTCCTCACGGTGGGACGGAACTTCATGCCCATGGCCTGGTGGACCCCGGTCTCCAAGGACCCCTTCCGCTTCCTCCTGGCGGTGGACCGCAAGAACCACACCCTAACCCTCCTCCGGGAGCTCGAGGAGGGGGCCCTCTGCTTCCTCCCCTGGGAGGAGCGGGCCTGGGTGGTGCGGGCGGGCTACCTCACGGGCCGGAAGGCCGACAAGGCGGAACGGCTGGCGGTGGCCTTGCGCCCGGCGAGGGTTTTGCAAAGGACCCTGGTGCCGGAAAAGGCCCTGGCGGTCTACGAGCTGAGGACGGTGGAGTGGCCCACGGACGGGGACCACGCCCTCTTCCTCGGGGAGGTGGTCCTGGAGGCCCACACCTACCCCGGCGGGCTTGCGGGAAGCCTCCACCACCGGGGGGTCTTTCTGGACACGGGGGCCACCCTCCTCTCGGGCTTCGCCCCCGGGGGCCCCATGCGCCTTCTGGAGGAAGCCCTGGGCCTCTCGTTCCCCGTGGAACCCCTCCCCGAGGGGTTTCCCCTCATGGCCGTCCACCTGGAGGGACCCTCCTCCGCCCCGTGGGGCGGGAGGCGGAACGGGCGGAGGCCCTGCCCTTCCCCGATGGGGCCTTCTCCGGCGTGGCCTTCGGCCCCACCTGGAACGAGCTGGAAGACCCCGAGGCCGCGGCCCGGGAGGCCTTCCGGGTGCTGA
- a CDS encoding helicase-related protein: MRLEDLCPGLFLKGLLPQALVEVVAVERMGSGAVNLTYRTLEGHVGSRLLLAEEARALEALEGAPSWPFDGDGALFRLAAEAHRLKLAYLFDPLLAVHTSEVEPLPHQILAVYEVMLRRNPLRFLLADDPGAGKTVMTGLLIKELMVRGDVRRCLIVAPGSLLEQWQEELQGRFQLPFEILTGERIAHARTGNPFLEADLLIARLDKLARDEALQAKLAHPENRYDLVVVDEAHKLWASVFGNEVRYTKRYHLGQRLSRLTRHLLFLTATPHNGKEEEFQLFLALLDPDRFAGRFRAGVHRSDISDLMLRRQKEDLLRMDGTPLFPERRAYTVAYRLSPEEEALYREVTDYVRQEWGRAELLPDRRRGAAVGFALTLLQRRLASSPEAIYQSLKRRRERLEARQARVRWGEALLPEDLEALDADQPEWANLEDLPEEEQLRLEEALLGEATAARSLKELQAEVETLKRLEALALEVRNRGEDTKWRELRSLLEALFGRSADPGRRKLVVFTEHRDTLRYLEKRVGDYLGPERVVAIHGGLSREERRRLQARFLEDPRVQVLLATDAAGEGINLQRAHLMVNYDLPWNPNRLEQRFGRIHRIGQTEVCHLWNLVAEGTREGEVYRRLLDKLEEARKALGGRVFDVLGRLQFGGKPLKDLLLEAIRYGDRPEVRARLQEAVEGAVDPEALKALLEERALAREVLDRARVLRVREEMERAEARRLQPHYVASFFLEAFRRLGGGARERESGRYEITHLPARVRERMRQVAKGHVPEGYERVTFDKGRLNLPGRPPAVLVGPGHPLFEAVLDLTLEAHQGLLRQGAVLVDEADLGTVPRVLFLLEHALEGGKEGGVLSRRVFYLEVHPTGEIRPLPDAPHLDYRPLRPEEPAPQDLLARPELAWARGDLARKALEYAAERLVPEHLKAVREERERWVEKAKAEVQTRLVHEIAHWDRRAQELKEKEARGQRNAKLNWQEAQKRADEFRERLEKRMKELDLEAQVFAKPPILLGGAVVVPKGLLERLLGEPPSRESLPKDTQAAAARARAIVMEVERRLGFEPVDRELERLGYDIESRDPKTGRLRFIEVKGRVAGADTITVTRNEILTALNKPEDFILALVVFQEDGSHQVRYVRRPFNREPDFGVTSVNYSFAELFARGEEPWK; this comes from the coding sequence ATGCGCCTCGAGGACCTTTGCCCTGGCCTTTTCCTGAAGGGTCTCCTCCCCCAGGCCCTGGTGGAGGTGGTGGCCGTGGAGCGGATGGGCTCCGGCGCGGTGAACCTCACCTACCGCACCCTGGAGGGCCACGTGGGCTCGCGCCTCCTTCTGGCGGAGGAGGCCCGGGCCCTGGAGGCCCTAGAGGGGGCCCCCTCCTGGCCCTTTGACGGGGACGGGGCCCTTTTCCGCCTGGCGGCCGAGGCCCACCGCCTCAAGCTGGCCTACCTCTTTGACCCCCTCCTGGCGGTGCACACCTCGGAGGTGGAGCCCCTGCCCCACCAGATCCTGGCCGTCTACGAGGTCATGCTCCGCCGCAACCCCCTCCGCTTCCTCCTGGCGGACGACCCCGGGGCGGGGAAGACGGTCATGACCGGCCTCCTCATCAAGGAACTCATGGTCCGGGGGGACGTGCGCCGGTGCCTCATCGTGGCCCCGGGGAGCCTTTTGGAGCAGTGGCAGGAGGAGCTGCAAGGGCGTTTCCAGCTTCCCTTTGAGATCCTCACGGGGGAGCGCATCGCCCATGCCCGCACGGGGAACCCCTTCCTCGAGGCCGATCTCCTCATCGCCCGCCTGGACAAGCTGGCCCGCGATGAGGCCCTGCAGGCCAAGCTGGCCCACCCGGAGAACCGCTACGACCTGGTGGTGGTGGACGAGGCCCACAAGCTCTGGGCCAGCGTGTTCGGGAACGAGGTGCGCTACACCAAGCGCTACCACCTGGGCCAGCGCCTTTCCCGCCTCACCCGCCACCTCCTCTTCCTCACCGCCACCCCCCACAACGGCAAGGAGGAGGAGTTCCAGCTCTTCCTGGCCCTCCTGGACCCCGACCGCTTCGCAGGCCGGTTCAGGGCAGGGGTGCACCGCAGCGACATCAGCGACCTCATGCTCCGCCGCCAGAAGGAAGACCTCCTCCGGATGGACGGCACCCCCCTCTTCCCCGAACGCCGGGCCTACACCGTGGCCTACCGCCTCTCCCCGGAGGAGGAGGCCCTGTACCGGGAGGTTACGGACTACGTGCGCCAGGAGTGGGGGCGGGCGGAGCTCCTGCCCGACCGGCGCCGCGGTGCGGCGGTGGGCTTCGCCCTCACCCTGCTCCAACGGCGGCTGGCCTCCTCCCCTGAGGCCATCTACCAGTCCTTGAAGCGGCGCCGGGAGCGCCTCGAGGCCCGCCAGGCCCGGGTAAGGTGGGGTGAAGCGCTCCTTCCCGAAGACCTCGAGGCCCTGGACGCCGACCAGCCGGAGTGGGCCAACCTGGAAGACCTCCCCGAGGAGGAACAGCTCCGGCTGGAAGAGGCCCTCTTGGGGGAGGCCACCGCGGCCCGCTCCCTGAAGGAGCTCCAGGCGGAGGTGGAGACCCTAAAGCGCCTCGAGGCCCTGGCCCTGGAGGTGCGGAACCGGGGGGAGGACACCAAGTGGCGCGAACTCCGCTCCCTTCTGGAGGCCCTCTTCGGCCGTAGCGCCGACCCCGGCCGGAGGAAGCTCGTGGTCTTCACGGAGCACCGGGACACCCTGCGCTACCTGGAAAAGCGGGTGGGGGACTACCTGGGCCCCGAGCGGGTGGTGGCCATCCACGGGGGGCTTTCCCGGGAGGAGCGAAGGAGGCTTCAGGCCCGCTTCCTGGAAGACCCCAGGGTGCAGGTCCTCCTGGCCACCGACGCCGCGGGGGAGGGGATCAACCTCCAGCGGGCCCACCTCATGGTGAACTACGACCTTCCCTGGAACCCCAACCGCCTGGAGCAACGCTTCGGGCGCATCCACCGCATCGGCCAGACCGAGGTCTGCCACCTCTGGAACCTGGTGGCCGAGGGCACGCGGGAAGGGGAGGTGTACCGCCGCCTTCTGGACAAGCTGGAGGAGGCCCGCAAGGCCCTAGGCGGCCGGGTCTTTGACGTGCTGGGCCGGCTCCAGTTTGGGGGTAAGCCCCTGAAGGACCTCCTGCTGGAGGCCATCCGCTACGGCGACCGGCCCGAGGTTCGGGCCCGCCTGCAAGAGGCGGTGGAGGGGGCTGTGGACCCGGAAGCCCTGAAGGCCCTGCTAGAGGAAAGGGCCCTGGCCCGGGAGGTGCTGGACCGGGCGCGGGTGCTCCGGGTGCGGGAGGAGATGGAGCGGGCCGAGGCCCGGCGCCTGCAGCCCCACTACGTGGCCTCCTTCTTCCTCGAGGCCTTCCGCCGCCTCGGGGGCGGGGCCAGGGAGCGGGAAAGCGGCCGCTACGAGATCACCCACCTGCCCGCACGGGTGCGGGAGAGGATGCGGCAGGTGGCCAAGGGCCACGTCCCCGAGGGCTACGAGCGCGTTACCTTTGACAAGGGCCGCCTAAACCTCCCCGGCAGGCCCCCCGCGGTCCTGGTGGGCCCCGGGCACCCCCTCTTTGAGGCCGTCCTGGACCTCACCCTCGAGGCCCACCAGGGCCTCCTGCGCCAAGGGGCGGTGCTGGTGGACGAGGCCGATCTGGGCACCGTCCCCAGGGTCCTCTTCCTCCTGGAGCACGCCCTCGAGGGGGGCAAGGAGGGCGGCGTGCTCTCCCGGCGGGTCTTCTACCTGGAGGTGCACCCCACCGGCGAGATCCGCCCCCTGCCCGACGCTCCCCACCTGGACTACCGCCCCCTCCGCCCCGAAGAGCCCGCCCCGCAAGACCTTCTGGCCCGGCCGGAGCTGGCCTGGGCGCGGGGGGACCTGGCCCGGAAGGCCCTGGAGTACGCGGCGGAGCGCCTGGTCCCCGAGCACCTGAAGGCGGTGCGGGAAGAACGGGAAAGGTGGGTGGAGAAGGCCAAGGCCGAGGTCCAAACCCGCCTGGTGCATGAGATCGCCCATTGGGACCGCCGCGCCCAGGAGCTCAAGGAGAAGGAAGCCAGGGGCCAGCGCAACGCCAAGCTGAACTGGCAGGAGGCCCAAAAGCGGGCGGACGAGTTCCGCGAGCGCCTGGAGAAGAGGATGAAGGAACTGGACTTGGAGGCCCAGGTCTTCGCCAAGCCCCCCATCCTCCTCGGAGGGGCCGTGGTGGTGCCTAAGGGGCTTCTGGAGCGCCTTCTTGGGGAGCCCCCTTCCAGGGAATCCCTTCCCAAAGACACCCAGGCCGCGGCCGCCCGGGCACGGGCCATCGTCATGGAGGTTGAGCGCCGCCTGGGCTTTGAGCCCGTGGACCGGGAACTGGAGCGCTTGGGCTACGACATTGAAAGCCGCGACCCCAAAACAGGCCGCCTGCGCTTCATTGAGGTCAAGGGCCGCGTGGCCGGGGCCGACACCATCACCGTAACCCGCAACGAGATCCTCACCGCCCTGAACAAGCCGGAAGACTTCATCCTGGCCCTGGTGGTCTTCCAGGAGGACGGGAGCCACCAGGTGCGCTACGTGCGCCGCCCCTTCAACCGCGAGCCCGACTTTGGGGTAACCAGCGTGAACTACAGCTTTGCGGAGCTTTTTGCTCGGGGAGAGGAACCCTGGAAATGA
- a CDS encoding ParB/RepB/Spo0J family partition protein, which yields MSQLRELLGHLEAKAEALDRRLKARTALPLSALLPSPHQPRKRLEGLEDLAASIQEKGILQPLLVRPLGEGRYEIVAGERRYRAAKMAGLEEVPVVVLDLTPEEARAVALIENLKREDLNPYEETVALLDLLALRLGTDREGAAKALQNLLQAEKRKGEVSHNVMGQAEVVEEVFRTAARLDWRSFVQNRLPLLRLPEDLKAALEEGAIPYTAALELKKVRDEGVRKALLEEARAGLSLRDLRARVRAVLEGKREERKGDLALRLKALLPRLRTLSPERRARAETLLAELEALVRGKK from the coding sequence ATGAGCCAGCTCCGGGAACTCTTGGGCCACCTGGAGGCCAAGGCCGAGGCCCTGGATAGGCGCCTCAAGGCCCGGACCGCCCTCCCCCTCTCCGCCCTCCTCCCCTCCCCCCACCAGCCCCGGAAGCGCCTGGAGGGCCTGGAAGACCTCGCCGCTTCCATCCAGGAGAAAGGAATCCTCCAGCCCCTCCTGGTGCGCCCCCTGGGGGAGGGGCGGTACGAGATCGTGGCCGGGGAGCGCCGGTACCGGGCGGCGAAGATGGCGGGCCTCGAGGAGGTCCCGGTGGTGGTCCTGGACCTCACCCCCGAGGAGGCCCGCGCCGTCGCCCTCATCGAGAACCTCAAGCGGGAGGACCTGAACCCCTACGAGGAGACCGTGGCCCTCCTGGACCTCCTGGCCCTCAGGCTGGGGACGGACCGGGAGGGGGCGGCCAAGGCCCTCCAGAACCTCCTCCAGGCGGAGAAGCGGAAGGGGGAGGTGTCCCATAACGTTATGGGACAGGCGGAGGTGGTGGAGGAGGTCTTCCGCACCGCCGCCCGCCTGGACTGGCGCTCCTTCGTCCAGAACCGCCTCCCCCTCCTCCGCCTCCCCGAGGACCTGAAGGCCGCCCTGGAGGAAGGGGCCATCCCCTATACCGCCGCCCTGGAGCTCAAGAAGGTGAGGGACGAGGGCGTGCGGAAGGCCCTCCTGGAGGAGGCCAGGGCGGGGCTTTCCTTAAGGGACCTCAGGGCCCGGGTGCGGGCGGTTCTAGAGGGAAAGCGGGAGGAGAGGAAGGGAGACCTGGCCCTTCGCCTGAAGGCCCTCCTCCCCCGGCTCAGGACCCTCTCTCCGGAAAGGCGGGCTCGGGCGGAAACCCTTTTGGCGGAGCTGGAGGCCCTAGTCCGAGGGAAGAAGTAG
- a CDS encoding ParA family protein, protein MKERLVPLSLWAEQRGIPGSTARKMAEEREIPARKLGRYWYVVEEVEEGSGQGRVLTLFNHAGGVGKTTLARDLGFELASRGHRVLLVDVDPQANLTQWLGLGPVEEKDTLLTLTGGVLPEPKEAYGMHVIPSSLRLAVLDVKLKSVPAGELLLRRKLQAVREAYDFILVDSPPSLGPLSFLAGLAGEGFIVPVETTAKGLQGLEGVMEVSELYATAVGAANFIRLLVPTRYDPRSRTAQEALEGVLSLGKRFPVAPPLHERPGPFRRSAAERVPIHMVDGAQEAVREVQAIADALLKVAQEVEA, encoded by the coding sequence ATGAAGGAAAGGCTGGTGCCCCTGAGCCTCTGGGCCGAGCAGCGGGGGATTCCCGGCTCCACTGCCCGCAAGATGGCCGAGGAGCGGGAGATCCCCGCCCGCAAGCTGGGCCGCTACTGGTACGTGGTGGAGGAGGTGGAGGAGGGGAGCGGCCAGGGCCGGGTCCTCACCCTCTTCAACCACGCGGGGGGGGTGGGGAAGACCACCCTGGCCCGGGACCTGGGGTTTGAGCTGGCCTCGAGGGGCCACCGGGTCCTCCTGGTGGACGTGGACCCCCAGGCCAACCTCACCCAGTGGCTGGGCCTGGGGCCCGTGGAGGAGAAGGACACCCTCCTCACCCTGACGGGCGGGGTCCTGCCCGAGCCCAAGGAGGCCTACGGGATGCACGTGATCCCCAGCAGCCTCCGCCTGGCGGTCCTGGACGTGAAGCTGAAGTCCGTCCCCGCGGGGGAGCTCCTCCTGAGGCGCAAGCTCCAGGCGGTGCGGGAGGCCTACGACTTCATCCTGGTGGACTCCCCGCCCTCCCTGGGGCCCCTTTCCTTCCTGGCCGGCCTGGCGGGGGAGGGGTTCATCGTCCCCGTGGAGACCACGGCCAAGGGCCTGCAGGGGCTCGAGGGGGTGATGGAGGTGTCCGAGCTCTACGCCACCGCGGTGGGGGCGGCCAACTTCATCCGCCTCCTGGTGCCCACCCGCTACGACCCCCGCTCCCGCACCGCCCAGGAGGCCCTGGAGGGGGTACTGAGCCTGGGCAAGCGCTTCCCCGTGGCCCCGCCCCTGCACGAGCGCCCCGGCCCCTTCCGCCGCAGCGCGGCGGAGCGGGTGCCCATCCACATGGTGGACGGGGCCCAGGAGGCGGTGCGGGAGGTCCAGGCCATCGCCGACGCCCTCCTGAAGGTGGCCCAGGAGGTGGAGGCATGA
- a CDS encoding C4-dicarboxylate TRAP transporter substrate-binding protein translates to MKRVGLAVWLWALGLLGGAWAAPTYTLRFNHVLGPNHPYHAGFQAWAERVAQRTGGDLQILVFHSAQLGVEEDILEQLRQGVPVGQNTDGARLGNYVRELGVFNGPYFVDSYAAVERLAALPVVQGWVERLAQQYGIRVLCFNWVQGYRHFMTNRPVRRPEDLRGLRIRTPPAPVWQESVRALGATPVALPFGEIYSALQQRAIDGAELVYANIPDMSLWEVLRYVNETKHFLLINFQVVGEAWYRRLPANYRQILREECVRAGRETSQRIAAEEERIKGLIQQRGMTIVSDVDLAAFRRAAEAAYERLGLKTIRDALYQALRR, encoded by the coding sequence ATGAAAAGGGTCGGGCTTGCGGTTTGGCTTTGGGCGCTCGGGCTTTTGGGTGGGGCTTGGGCCGCTCCCACGTACACCCTGCGCTTCAACCACGTGCTGGGCCCCAACCACCCCTACCACGCGGGGTTCCAGGCCTGGGCGGAACGGGTGGCCCAGCGCACGGGCGGGGACCTGCAGATCCTGGTCTTCCACAGCGCCCAGCTCGGGGTGGAGGAGGACATCCTGGAGCAGCTCCGCCAGGGGGTTCCCGTGGGGCAGAACACCGACGGGGCCCGGCTGGGCAACTACGTAAGGGAGCTCGGCGTGTTCAACGGGCCCTACTTCGTGGACAGCTACGCCGCGGTGGAACGGCTCGCCGCCCTGCCCGTGGTCCAGGGGTGGGTGGAGCGCTTGGCCCAGCAGTACGGGATCCGGGTGCTCTGCTTCAACTGGGTCCAGGGCTACCGCCACTTCATGACCAACCGCCCCGTGCGGCGGCCTGAGGACCTGAGGGGGCTTAGGATCCGCACGCCCCCGGCGCCTGTATGGCAGGAATCCGTGCGGGCCCTGGGGGCCACCCCCGTGGCCCTGCCCTTTGGGGAGATCTACTCCGCCCTGCAACAGCGGGCCATCGACGGGGCCGAGCTGGTCTACGCCAACATCCCCGACATGAGCCTCTGGGAGGTCCTGCGCTACGTGAACGAGACCAAGCACTTCCTCCTCATCAACTTCCAGGTGGTGGGGGAGGCCTGGTACCGCCGCCTTCCCGCCAACTACCGCCAGATCCTCCGGGAGGAGTGCGTGCGGGCCGGACGGGAGACCTCCCAGCGGATCGCCGCCGAGGAGGAGAGGATCAAGGGCCTTATCCAGCAACGGGGGATGACCATCGTGAGCGACGTGGACCTGGCCGCCTTCCGGCGGGCGGCGGAGGCTGCGTACGAGCGGCTTGGCCTCAAGACCATCCGCGACGCCCTCTACCAGGCCCTGAGGCGCTAA
- a CDS encoding NYN domain-containing protein has protein sequence MERVIAYVDGFNLYFGLREAKLKRYYWLDVSLLAKNLLKPQQHLVATHYFTARIQDTGNNGPDRKRQNDYLEALTLVGVNCHFGHYLQKTQRCHKCGASWPYYEEKMTDVNIATQILLDACDDLFDVALIVSGDSDLSTPIQRVRSRFPNKRVIVAFPPGRSSEQLKKHASGYLHIGKDKLRKSQLPDRLTKPDGHVLVRPSTWR, from the coding sequence ATGGAGAGGGTAATCGCTTACGTGGATGGCTTTAACCTTTACTTCGGCCTGCGCGAGGCGAAGCTAAAGCGCTATTATTGGCTTGACGTCAGCTTGTTGGCCAAAAACCTACTTAAGCCTCAACAACATTTGGTTGCCACCCACTATTTTACGGCGCGCATACAGGATACGGGAAATAACGGACCTGATCGGAAGCGTCAAAACGATTACTTAGAAGCCTTGACTTTGGTGGGTGTGAACTGCCACTTTGGTCATTATCTACAAAAGACCCAGCGGTGCCATAAATGTGGGGCAAGCTGGCCCTACTACGAGGAGAAAATGACCGATGTGAATATCGCTACCCAAATACTCTTGGATGCATGTGATGACCTTTTTGATGTAGCCCTTATTGTTTCTGGAGACAGCGACCTAAGCACTCCTATTCAGCGCGTACGGAGCCGCTTTCCTAATAAGCGAGTCATTGTCGCTTTTCCTCCGGGACGTTCTTCGGAACAGCTAAAAAAGCACGCTAGTGGCTACCTGCATATTGGCAAGGATAAGTTACGAAAAAGCCAACTACCTGATCGGCTGACAAAGCCAGATGGCCATGTGCTGGTTCGTCCGTCAACTTGGCGCTAA
- a CDS encoding MFS transporter: MRGRLFYGWVVVAVAVLATLVAAGVRSVPGALLVPVEQELGWSRTTLSLAVSIGLVLFGLGGPFSGHLMDRYGPRRVAFAGLLLMGLSMAGSALMAQVWQLHLAWGVVSGVGTGIVGSVLGATVANRWFIRRRGLVTGLFGAATSAGQLVFIPALVAWATGLGWREASWIMAGVVLVVAVPILWLMRDSPAEVGERPLGAPPGSPPLKVTAEAGVMGRAVRSPTFWLLAGTFFICGATSNGLIGVHFIPYAVDCGIPQGVASRMLALLGAMNFLGTLASGWLTDRFDPRKLLSLYYAFRGVSLLFLPYAVTPETMVPFAILFGLDYIATVPPTVALAADHFGRRNVGTVYGWVFAAHQLGAAFASWAGGSVRDAFGAYTLAFFLAGALAVMAGLLSLGIRRAPRGAGA; encoded by the coding sequence GTGAGGGGGCGCCTTTTCTACGGTTGGGTCGTGGTGGCGGTGGCGGTGCTGGCCACCTTGGTGGCCGCCGGGGTCCGCTCGGTGCCGGGGGCCCTGCTGGTGCCCGTGGAGCAGGAGCTGGGCTGGAGCAGGACCACCCTCTCGCTGGCCGTCTCCATCGGGCTGGTGCTCTTCGGGTTGGGGGGGCCTTTCAGCGGCCACCTTATGGACCGCTACGGCCCGCGCCGCGTGGCCTTCGCCGGCCTCCTCCTGATGGGGCTGAGCATGGCGGGCAGCGCCCTCATGGCCCAGGTCTGGCAGCTCCACCTCGCTTGGGGTGTGGTGAGCGGGGTGGGCACGGGCATCGTGGGGAGCGTGCTGGGCGCCACGGTGGCCAACCGCTGGTTCATCCGGCGGCGGGGGCTGGTCACGGGGCTCTTCGGGGCGGCCACCTCGGCGGGGCAGCTCGTCTTCATCCCGGCCCTGGTGGCCTGGGCCACGGGCCTGGGGTGGCGGGAGGCCAGCTGGATCATGGCCGGGGTGGTCTTGGTAGTGGCGGTGCCCATCCTCTGGCTCATGAGGGACAGCCCGGCCGAGGTGGGGGAGCGGCCTTTGGGGGCTCCGCCGGGTAGCCCGCCCCTTAAGGTCACCGCCGAGGCCGGGGTCATGGGCCGGGCGGTGCGCTCCCCCACCTTCTGGCTCTTGGCGGGCACCTTCTTCATCTGCGGGGCCACCTCCAACGGCCTCATCGGCGTCCACTTCATCCCCTACGCCGTGGACTGCGGTATCCCCCAGGGGGTGGCCTCGAGGATGCTGGCCCTGCTGGGGGCGATGAACTTTCTGGGCACGCTGGCCTCGGGCTGGCTCACCGACCGCTTTGACCCCCGCAAGCTCCTCAGCCTCTACTACGCCTTTCGCGGCGTTTCCCTCCTCTTCCTGCCCTACGCGGTGACCCCCGAGACCATGGTTCCCTTCGCCATCCTTTTCGGCCTGGACTACATCGCCACCGTTCCCCCCACCGTGGCCCTGGCGGCCGACCACTTCGGGCGGCGGAACGTGGGTACGGTCTACGGCTGGGTCTTCGCGGCCCACCAGCTGGGGGCGGCCTTCGCCTCCTGGGCCGGGGGGAGCGTGCGGGACGCGTTTGGCGCGTACACCCTGGCCTTCTTCCTGGCGGGGGCGCTGGCGGTCATGGCCGGGCTGCTCTCCCTGGGCATCCGCCGGGCTCCCCGGGGCGCGGGGGCCTAA